One Azoarcus sp. DN11 DNA segment encodes these proteins:
- the lysS gene encoding lysine--tRNA ligase: protein MSDQNNNAPTVADENHIIAERREKLAAWRATGRAFPNDFARENTAGKLDELYGDKEPEALEANPVEVKVAGRVMLKRVMGKASFVTIQDLSGRIQLYVTRDAVGEEIYVDFKHWDIGDIVGGVGTVFKTRTGELSVKVTEVRLLTKSLRPLPDKFHGLTDVEQKYRQRYVDLIMNEQTRFTFVARSRMVQSIRNYMVTHGFLEVETPMMHPIPGGAAAKPFITHHNALDMELFLRIAPELYLKRLVVGGFEKVFEVNRNFRNEGLSPRHNPEFTMMEFYEAYADYRSLMNFTEGLLRQAAREALGTEVFVYQGRELDLSKPFARLTIVEAIRKYHPGFTVEQLNDAAWVRNKLKDLKAEPRDGAGLGTLQLMLFEETTEAELWEPTFIVDYPAEVSPLARRNDANPDITERFELFIVGREIANGFSELNDPEDQAARFLEQVKAKEAGDEEAMYFDADYIRALEFGLPPTGGCGIGIDRLVMLLTDSPSIRDVILFPQMRLE from the coding sequence ATGAGCGACCAGAACAACAACGCCCCGACCGTAGCCGACGAGAACCACATCATCGCCGAGCGGCGTGAAAAACTGGCCGCGTGGCGCGCCACCGGCCGCGCCTTCCCGAACGACTTCGCTCGCGAGAACACCGCGGGCAAGCTCGACGAACTGTACGGCGACAAGGAACCCGAGGCTCTGGAAGCCAACCCGGTCGAAGTGAAGGTCGCCGGCCGCGTGATGCTCAAGCGCGTCATGGGCAAGGCCAGCTTTGTCACGATCCAGGACCTGTCCGGCCGCATCCAGCTCTACGTGACGCGCGACGCAGTGGGCGAAGAGATCTACGTCGACTTCAAGCACTGGGACATCGGCGACATCGTCGGCGGCGTGGGTACCGTGTTCAAGACGCGCACCGGCGAACTGTCGGTCAAGGTGACCGAAGTGCGCCTGCTCACCAAGAGCCTGCGCCCGCTGCCGGACAAGTTCCACGGCCTCACCGACGTCGAGCAGAAGTACCGCCAGCGCTACGTCGACCTCATCATGAACGAGCAGACGCGCTTCACCTTCGTCGCGCGCAGCCGCATGGTGCAGTCGATCCGCAATTACATGGTCACTCACGGCTTCCTCGAAGTCGAAACGCCGATGATGCACCCCATCCCCGGCGGCGCCGCGGCCAAGCCCTTCATCACGCATCACAACGCGCTGGACATGGAGCTGTTCCTGCGCATCGCGCCTGAGCTCTACCTCAAGCGCCTCGTGGTGGGCGGCTTCGAGAAGGTCTTCGAAGTCAACCGCAACTTCCGCAACGAAGGCCTCAGCCCGCGCCACAACCCCGAATTCACGATGATGGAGTTCTACGAGGCCTACGCGGACTATCGCAGCCTGATGAACTTCACCGAAGGCCTGCTGCGCCAGGCCGCGCGCGAAGCGCTGGGCACCGAGGTGTTCGTGTACCAGGGCCGCGAGCTCGACCTGTCCAAGCCCTTCGCGCGCCTGACCATCGTCGAGGCGATCCGCAAGTATCACCCGGGCTTCACCGTCGAGCAGCTCAACGACGCCGCCTGGGTGCGCAACAAGCTCAAGGACCTCAAGGCCGAACCGCGCGACGGCGCCGGCCTCGGCACGCTGCAGCTGATGCTGTTCGAGGAAACCACCGAGGCCGAGCTGTGGGAACCGACCTTCATCGTCGACTACCCGGCCGAAGTGTCGCCGCTCGCGCGCCGCAACGACGCCAACCCGGACATCACCGAACGCTTCGAACTCTTCATCGTCGGCCGCGAGATCGCCAACGGCTTCTCCGAACTGAACGACCCCGAGGACCAGGCCGCGCGCTTCCTCGAGCAGGTGAAGGCGAAGGAAGCCGGCGACGAGGAGGCGATGTATTTCGACGCCGACTACATCCGCGCGCTGGAATTCGGCCTGCCCCCGACCGGCGGCTGCGGCATCGGCATCGACCGCCTCGTGATGTTGCTCACCGACAGCCCGAGCATCCGCGACGTGATCCTCTTCCCGCAGATGCGGCTGGAATGA
- the mnmC gene encoding bifunctional tRNA (5-methylaminomethyl-2-thiouridine)(34)-methyltransferase MnmD/FAD-dependent 5-carboxymethylaminomethyl-2-thiouridine(34) oxidoreductase MnmC, whose protein sequence is MPIEPARLSFTEDGTPCSTAFGDVYHSRDGGLEQARHVFIAGDDLPERWRRRERFTIVETGFGLGLNFLATWAAWRDDPQRCGRLHFVSVERHPFRRADLATLHARWPALAPLAAELQAQWPVLMPGMHRLHLNGGRVILTLMLGDALELLPQLQCRADAFYLDGFSPATNPELWSAELLRELPRLAAPGATLATWSVSGAVRRALGEIGFRCEKGAGFGGKREMLRARFDAPDSAPAGDSPRHALVLGAGLAGSSIANRLAERGWSVEVVDAAPGPGAGASGNLSGVLRPLPSLDDNRLARITRAGALYGLRHLQRLSELGLPVRWDACGVLHLARDPAHEEKQRRVVEAAQAPDDFLRFVDREQATELAGWPVAQGGWWFPGGGWVNPPSLCAANLAAFPQRIRCHYGRGVAALEQGPAGWRALDAGGQTIAAAPVAILANGTGIRQFPQAAALPVRSARGQVSHLPALPGSAPRVVVCRLGYVSPEIDGVRCAGATFSVDDDDPAQRLADHRENLAKLNFILPGFASGLDPAQLDGRVGFRPASPDRLPMIGAIPSILQAERGTPLASIPRQPDLHAVEGFGARGLVWAALAAELLASELAGDPLPLERPLVDALDPARYLLRPPRRAVAEE, encoded by the coding sequence ATGCCCATCGAGCCCGCCCGACTGAGCTTCACCGAGGACGGCACGCCCTGTTCGACGGCCTTTGGCGACGTATATCACTCGCGTGACGGCGGCCTCGAACAGGCGCGACACGTCTTCATCGCGGGCGACGACCTGCCGGAGCGTTGGCGGCGGCGCGAGCGCTTCACGATCGTCGAGACGGGTTTCGGCCTCGGGCTGAACTTCCTCGCCACCTGGGCGGCATGGCGGGACGATCCGCAGCGCTGCGGGCGGCTGCACTTCGTGTCGGTCGAGCGCCACCCCTTCCGCCGCGCGGATCTGGCGACGCTGCACGCGCGCTGGCCGGCGCTCGCACCGCTGGCGGCCGAACTGCAGGCGCAGTGGCCGGTGCTGATGCCGGGCATGCATCGCCTCCACCTCAATGGCGGCCGCGTCATCCTGACGCTGATGCTGGGCGACGCGCTCGAACTGCTCCCGCAACTGCAATGCCGCGCCGATGCGTTCTATCTGGACGGTTTTTCCCCGGCGACGAACCCCGAACTGTGGTCCGCCGAGCTGCTGCGCGAGCTTCCGCGACTCGCCGCCCCCGGAGCGACGCTCGCGACCTGGTCGGTGAGCGGCGCAGTGCGCCGGGCGCTCGGGGAGATCGGTTTCCGCTGCGAGAAGGGCGCGGGTTTCGGCGGCAAGCGCGAGATGCTGCGCGCCCGGTTCGACGCTCCCGATTCGGCGCCCGCGGGGGACTCACCCCGGCACGCGCTGGTGCTCGGCGCGGGTCTCGCCGGCAGCAGCATCGCAAACCGCCTCGCCGAGCGCGGCTGGAGCGTGGAGGTGGTCGACGCCGCCCCCGGCCCCGGTGCCGGCGCGTCGGGCAACCTGAGCGGGGTGCTGCGGCCGCTGCCGAGCCTCGACGACAACCGCCTCGCCCGCATCACGCGCGCCGGCGCGCTGTACGGCCTGCGCCACCTGCAGCGTCTGAGCGAACTCGGCCTCCCGGTGCGCTGGGACGCCTGCGGCGTGCTGCACCTCGCACGCGATCCAGCGCACGAGGAGAAGCAGCGACGCGTCGTGGAGGCCGCGCAGGCCCCCGACGATTTCCTGCGTTTCGTCGACCGTGAGCAGGCCACGGAGCTCGCCGGCTGGCCGGTCGCACAGGGCGGCTGGTGGTTTCCGGGTGGCGGCTGGGTAAATCCGCCCAGCCTGTGCGCGGCGAATCTGGCTGCCTTTCCGCAACGCATCCGGTGTCATTACGGCCGTGGTGTCGCTGCGCTGGAGCAGGGTCCGGCGGGTTGGCGCGCACTCGATGCGGGCGGGCAGACGATCGCCGCGGCGCCGGTCGCGATCCTCGCCAACGGCACCGGCATCCGGCAGTTCCCGCAGGCGGCCGCCCTCCCCGTGCGCAGCGCGCGAGGCCAGGTGAGCCACCTGCCCGCCCTGCCAGGCAGCGCACCGCGCGTCGTCGTGTGCCGGCTCGGCTATGTCAGCCCGGAAATCGACGGCGTGCGCTGTGCCGGCGCCACCTTTTCCGTGGACGACGACGACCCGGCGCAGCGCCTCGCCGATCACCGCGAAAACCTCGCGAAACTGAACTTCATCCTGCCGGGCTTTGCCTCCGGCCTGGACCCGGCGCAACTCGACGGACGCGTCGGATTCCGTCCGGCCTCCCCGGATCGCCTGCCGATGATCGGCGCGATCCCGTCGATTCTCCAGGCCGAGCGCGGCACGCCGCTCGCGTCCATCCCGCGCCAACCGGACCTCCATGCGGTCGAGGGATTCGGCGCGCGCGGACTCGTGTGGGCCGCGCTCGCGGCCGAACTGCTGGCGAGCGAGCTTGCCGGCGACCCCCTGCCGCTCGAACGCCCCCTCGTCGACGCCCTCGACCCCGCCCGTTATCTCCTCCGCCCGCCACGCCGCGCCGTCGCGGAGGAATGA
- a CDS encoding phasin family protein → MNNYVSAQKFAKATNGNIEAFQSFAEIIFSATERLIALNIGAARTACACASESASPVVDGDLRGQFASRMNAQGKSLEQAAEYFRGINELFLETQGDIAAFGTRQLNELTSGFGEFMEQVAQSAPAGSSDFVDALKTAMTNASAAYENFVKTSRDVAETNLAAASNALQPMLTAPASSVKGRKAA, encoded by the coding sequence ATGAACAATTACGTATCCGCACAAAAATTCGCAAAGGCCACCAACGGCAACATCGAGGCCTTCCAGTCCTTCGCCGAAATCATCTTCAGTGCGACCGAACGCCTGATCGCCCTCAACATCGGCGCCGCCCGCACGGCCTGCGCCTGCGCCTCGGAGAGTGCCAGCCCGGTGGTCGATGGGGATCTGCGCGGGCAGTTCGCTTCCCGCATGAACGCCCAGGGCAAATCGCTCGAGCAAGCCGCGGAATACTTCCGCGGCATCAACGAACTGTTCCTCGAGACGCAGGGCGATATCGCAGCCTTCGGTACCCGGCAACTCAACGAACTCACGAGCGGTTTCGGTGAATTCATGGAGCAGGTCGCCCAGTCCGCGCCCGCCGGCAGCAGCGATTTCGTCGATGCGCTCAAGACTGCGATGACCAACGCCAGCGCGGCGTATGAAAACTTCGTCAAGACCAGCCGCGACGTTGCCGAAACCAACCTCGCAGCCGCCAGCAACGCGCTTCAGCCGATGCTGACCGCGCCGGCCAGCAGCGTGAAGGGCCGCAAGGCAGCCTGA
- a CDS encoding MFS transporter has translation MKTLDSPTALALLAGCLASAQVGKVPPALAAIREQLGVNLIHAGWIATAINAAAAMFGVAVGLALARLGAERGLLTGLLLMGIGSALGAAAPDGLTLIASRACEGAGFVLVVVAAPSLLAAAAADDPARRRRLLTLWSCYMPTGMGLMMAVAPLLLQRYGWRGLWAANAVAVAASLLAAVLLHRRLAERAGPRPPPLQIFTRARLTQPAFWLMGACFGSYAATWFMIATWLPSFAVEHMGYTAEHATWLTAVAVGGNILGNLTTGHLLARGVPRWTLQLGVMVMMGGLGWFVFTAGYDPLLRSVAAVVACSAGGLLPAAVMGGIPLHARSPADIAIGNGILMQCSNLGTFVGVPAIAALATALGGWDGGRWLIPLLAGVGVAAAWAFRGVERRHDVNAATGSPAATLVEQT, from the coding sequence ATGAAGACCCTCGACAGCCCGACTGCGCTGGCGCTTCTTGCAGGTTGCCTCGCGTCGGCCCAGGTCGGCAAGGTACCCCCCGCACTCGCCGCGATTCGCGAACAGCTCGGGGTGAACCTCATCCACGCCGGCTGGATCGCGACGGCCATCAACGCCGCAGCCGCAATGTTTGGCGTGGCCGTAGGCCTCGCGCTCGCACGCCTGGGCGCTGAACGCGGGCTGCTGACGGGGTTGCTGCTGATGGGCATCGGTTCCGCGCTCGGGGCCGCCGCCCCGGACGGCCTGACGCTGATTGCGTCGCGCGCCTGCGAAGGCGCGGGTTTCGTGCTGGTCGTCGTCGCCGCCCCCTCGCTCCTCGCCGCCGCCGCGGCCGATGACCCCGCACGCCGGCGGCGCCTGCTGACCCTGTGGAGCTGCTACATGCCGACCGGCATGGGATTGATGATGGCCGTGGCGCCGCTGCTCCTCCAGCGCTACGGATGGCGCGGACTGTGGGCTGCGAATGCCGTGGCAGTCGCGGCCAGCCTTCTCGCGGCCGTGCTGCTGCATCGTCGCCTCGCCGAACGCGCCGGCCCGCGCCCGCCGCCGCTGCAGATATTCACGCGCGCACGTCTCACCCAGCCGGCCTTCTGGCTCATGGGTGCGTGCTTCGGGAGCTATGCGGCGACATGGTTCATGATCGCCACCTGGCTGCCCTCGTTTGCGGTCGAGCACATGGGCTACACGGCCGAGCACGCGACCTGGCTCACCGCGGTGGCCGTCGGCGGCAACATCCTCGGCAACCTGACTACCGGGCACTTGCTCGCACGAGGCGTTCCGCGCTGGACGCTACAGTTGGGCGTCATGGTGATGATGGGCGGGCTGGGCTGGTTCGTGTTCACGGCGGGCTACGATCCGCTGCTGCGGTCGGTCGCGGCGGTCGTCGCCTGCAGCGCCGGCGGCCTGCTGCCTGCGGCCGTCATGGGCGGAATTCCGCTGCATGCGCGCTCGCCGGCCGACATCGCGATCGGCAACGGCATCCTGATGCAGTGTTCGAACCTCGGGACTTTCGTCGGCGTACCGGCGATTGCCGCGCTCGCGACCGCTCTCGGGGGATGGGATGGCGGCCGCTGGCTGATTCCCCTGCTCGCGGGCGTCGGCGTGGCCGCGGCCTGGGCATTCCGGGGAGTCGAACGCCGGCACGATGTGAATGCGGCCACCGGGTCGCCTGCGGCCACCCTGGTCGAGCAGACTTAG
- a CDS encoding PAS domain S-box protein produces the protein MPRELTDYRDNEEALRASEARLHEAQAVGRMGDWELDRNTGAMSWSPQLFRLFERSNAMGTPDLNEALGYYSLESVELTRAAFWEAIDSGNRLDLEQTVLLPSGAERYHATTIVPVKDGSGRVYKLYGTTQDITERKLAEQELRRKTHEIEDLYQNAPCGYYSLDANGLIIRINDTQLRWQGYEREEVVGRMHASELFGPASRALFGQVFRTFKRMGVLHNMDMELLHKDGSIQPVLMSSTALFDAQGNFLASRTVLSDNTDRKQLELERTAHATRLAELSRHMVDVQENERRKFASALHDHASPNLAALQLTLTNLARALPPVALSELQPLLDDAQALLLDTISGIRDICTNLRPATLDYAGLVPAVQDYAQQFRLRTGIDVHLDTTGFTMQLPSNLQSLLFRIAQEALTNCAKHARARNVRIHLSNRNTRLLMQVADDGVGFDPRHLGETGATPGLGLITMRERAEFAGGRFSLRSHPQSGTEIQVTFDIGASGVLLRPFRRASDFAKRQPPPTDTQ, from the coding sequence ATGCCGCGGGAGCTCACCGATTACCGAGACAATGAAGAGGCGCTGCGCGCCAGCGAAGCGCGGCTGCACGAAGCGCAGGCGGTCGGCCGCATGGGCGATTGGGAGCTGGATCGCAACACGGGCGCGATGAGCTGGTCCCCGCAGCTTTTTCGTCTGTTCGAGCGTTCGAACGCCATGGGGACGCCTGACCTGAACGAGGCGCTCGGCTACTACTCGCTCGAATCCGTGGAGCTCACGCGGGCGGCGTTCTGGGAAGCGATCGATAGCGGGAACCGCCTCGACCTCGAGCAGACCGTGCTTCTGCCGTCGGGAGCAGAGCGCTACCACGCCACGACCATCGTTCCCGTGAAAGACGGCAGCGGCAGGGTGTACAAGCTGTACGGGACAACGCAGGACATCACCGAACGCAAGCTCGCGGAACAGGAACTCCGCCGCAAGACCCACGAGATCGAGGACCTGTACCAGAACGCGCCCTGCGGTTACTACTCGCTCGACGCAAACGGGCTGATCATCCGGATCAACGACACGCAGCTGCGCTGGCAGGGGTACGAGCGGGAGGAAGTCGTCGGCCGCATGCATGCCTCCGAACTCTTCGGCCCGGCCAGCCGCGCCTTGTTCGGGCAGGTCTTCCGCACGTTCAAGAGAATGGGCGTGCTGCACAACATGGACATGGAACTGTTGCACAAGGATGGCTCGATCCAGCCCGTTCTCATGAGTTCGACGGCGCTCTTCGATGCGCAGGGGAATTTCCTCGCCAGCCGCACGGTGCTGTCGGACAACACCGACCGCAAGCAGCTCGAGCTCGAACGCACGGCCCACGCGACCCGCCTCGCGGAGCTTTCGCGGCACATGGTCGACGTGCAGGAAAACGAACGCCGCAAGTTCGCCTCGGCGCTGCACGACCATGCCAGCCCCAACCTGGCCGCCCTGCAGCTCACGCTGACCAACCTCGCGCGGGCGCTGCCGCCGGTCGCGCTCTCCGAGCTCCAGCCCCTGCTCGACGACGCGCAGGCGCTGCTCCTCGACACGATCAGCGGCATCCGCGACATCTGCACCAACCTGCGCCCGGCCACGCTCGATTACGCCGGGCTGGTTCCTGCAGTGCAGGACTACGCCCAGCAGTTCAGACTGCGCACGGGGATCGACGTGCACCTCGACACCACCGGCTTCACGATGCAACTGCCTTCCAACCTCCAGTCGCTGCTCTTTCGCATCGCGCAGGAAGCCCTGACGAATTGCGCCAAGCACGCGCGCGCCAGGAACGTCCGTATCCATCTGTCGAACCGCAACACCCGCCTGCTGATGCAGGTCGCCGACGACGGCGTGGGTTTCGATCCACGCCACCTGGGCGAGACCGGAGCGACACCGGGACTCGGCCTGATCACGATGAGGGAGCGGGCAGAATTTGCCGGCGGACGGTTTTCGCTGCGCTCGCACCCACAGTCCGGAACCGAAATCCAGGTGACGTTCGACATCGGCGCGAGCGGGGTCCTCCTCCGGCCGTTCCGGCGAGCCAGCGACTTCGCGAAACGGCAGCCACCACCCACGGACACGCAATGA
- a CDS encoding pyridoxamine 5'-phosphate oxidase family protein gives MSESRAKVLAYLQAHHAMTLASLGEGGVWAAAVFYVNDGLRLYFLSAPTSRHSRNIAHDTRIAVTIQEDCADWPQIKGIQAEGRAAEIAGEEEKRARELYGAKFPIVGKLAQAPAAIVKAFAKVRWYRFEPEHLYFIDNSAGFGHREAVDCSAPA, from the coding sequence ATGAGCGAATCGCGGGCGAAAGTGCTCGCCTACCTGCAGGCGCATCATGCGATGACCCTCGCGTCGCTTGGCGAGGGCGGGGTATGGGCCGCCGCGGTCTTCTACGTGAACGACGGCTTGCGGCTGTACTTCCTCTCCGCGCCGACCTCGCGCCACAGCCGCAACATCGCGCACGACACCCGGATCGCCGTCACGATCCAGGAGGACTGCGCAGACTGGCCGCAGATCAAGGGCATCCAGGCCGAAGGGCGGGCCGCCGAGATCGCCGGCGAGGAGGAAAAACGGGCTCGCGAACTCTACGGGGCGAAATTCCCGATCGTCGGCAAGCTCGCGCAGGCCCCCGCGGCCATCGTGAAGGCGTTCGCAAAGGTGCGCTGGTACCGCTTCGAGCCCGAGCACCTGTACTTCATCGACAACTCGGCCGGGTTCGGACACCGCGAAGCGGTCGACTGCAGTGCCCCGGCGTAG
- a CDS encoding response regulator transcription factor: protein MTNTKVHIALADDHRMFLHALRALLEKEPGIDVVGVAGTGEELLAIAADQPVDIACVDIGMPAMNGIETTRRLLALRPHIKVIGVSAFSDRQFVLDLLNAGARGFVTKAEAGEELLRAIHTVQLGKTYLCPDVAATVTNALLDNVPRDTATPRITARERQVLQLIAEGHTSARIAERLHLAASTVEVHRRNIMRKLDLHSVAELTKYAIRNGITTISG from the coding sequence ATGACCAACACCAAGGTACATATCGCCCTCGCGGACGATCACCGGATGTTCCTCCATGCCCTGCGCGCGCTGCTGGAGAAGGAGCCCGGCATCGACGTCGTCGGTGTCGCGGGCACCGGCGAGGAGCTGCTGGCGATCGCTGCAGACCAGCCGGTCGACATCGCCTGCGTGGACATCGGGATGCCGGCGATGAACGGCATCGAGACGACGCGGCGCCTGCTCGCGCTGCGGCCGCACATCAAGGTGATCGGCGTGTCGGCATTTTCCGACCGCCAGTTCGTGCTCGACCTGCTCAACGCCGGCGCGCGCGGCTTCGTCACCAAGGCCGAAGCAGGCGAAGAGCTGTTGCGCGCGATCCACACGGTGCAGCTCGGAAAGACCTACCTGTGCCCGGACGTCGCCGCGACCGTCACGAATGCGCTGCTCGACAATGTCCCACGCGACACCGCCACGCCGCGCATCACCGCGCGCGAGCGCCAGGTGCTGCAGCTGATTGCGGAAGGGCACACCTCGGCACGCATCGCCGAACGCCTGCATCTCGCGGCCTCGACGGTCGAGGTGCACCGCCGCAACATCATGCGCAAGCTCGATCTGCACAGCGTCGCGGAGCTGACGAAGTATGCCATCCGCAACGGCATCACGACGATTTCGGGATGA
- a CDS encoding sigma-54-dependent Fis family transcriptional regulator → MTRAHSKARVAADDLRSRVHFCAETGQIWLHEHRMLLVHAEAQASLRKELIDTLGMTRARGLLLRMGYASGVRDAELVRTRMPELSEVDAFMTGPQLHSLEGIVGVIPIRVEVDREAGTFHCEFRWINSWEGQSHRRQFGIHNEPVCWTQIGYACGYSSAFMGRQILYKEVECAGMGDESCRIVGKPIEEWEDADEHMRYFAPDPIADQLIDLQTQIVQLRSTIAEKENLPADMIGHSPGFRHALDLLKQAASGQITVLLLGETGVGKELFARALHEMSNRRDKPLVAINCAAIPHDLVESELFGVEKGAYTGAQVSRPGRFERADGGTLFLDEVGDLPLTAQSKLLRVLQEGEVERLGDDRLRKINVRLVAATNAGLAQLVKEGRFRADLYYRLNAFQINIPALRERRDDISPLAKHFLEKYSAINGKKLLGFTDKAKKALVGYAWPGNIRELQNTVERGVILAPQGGRIEIEHLFLSRSDDEVQELGLDSDGKLDIAGPHAGRALCEAVCDGAMTLDEVEAMLLEAAMDKARGNLSWAARMLGITRPQLAYRLKRLHEESVARDGAAGEMPRETRDPGPT, encoded by the coding sequence ATGACCAGGGCCCATTCCAAGGCGCGCGTCGCGGCGGACGACCTGCGCTCGCGAGTCCATTTCTGCGCCGAAACCGGCCAGATCTGGCTGCACGAGCACCGCATGCTGCTCGTGCACGCCGAGGCACAGGCCTCGCTGCGCAAGGAACTGATCGACACGCTCGGAATGACCCGGGCGCGCGGCCTGCTGCTGCGCATGGGCTACGCCTCCGGGGTGCGCGACGCCGAACTCGTGCGCACGCGCATGCCCGAACTCAGCGAGGTCGACGCCTTCATGACCGGCCCGCAACTGCACTCGCTCGAAGGCATCGTCGGCGTGATCCCGATCCGCGTCGAAGTCGATCGCGAGGCCGGGACTTTCCACTGTGAATTCCGCTGGATCAACTCGTGGGAGGGGCAGTCGCACCGGCGACAGTTCGGCATCCACAACGAGCCCGTGTGCTGGACGCAGATCGGTTACGCCTGCGGCTACTCCTCGGCCTTCATGGGGCGCCAGATCCTGTACAAGGAAGTCGAATGCGCCGGGATGGGCGACGAAAGCTGTCGCATCGTCGGCAAGCCGATCGAGGAATGGGAGGACGCCGACGAGCATATGCGCTACTTCGCGCCCGATCCGATCGCCGACCAGCTCATCGACCTGCAGACCCAGATCGTGCAGCTGCGCTCGACGATCGCCGAGAAGGAAAACCTCCCGGCCGACATGATCGGCCATTCGCCCGGCTTCCGGCATGCGCTGGACCTGCTCAAGCAGGCCGCGAGCGGGCAGATCACCGTCCTGCTGCTGGGCGAGACGGGCGTCGGCAAGGAACTCTTCGCCCGCGCGCTGCACGAGATGAGCAACCGCCGCGACAAGCCGCTCGTGGCGATCAACTGCGCTGCGATCCCGCACGACCTCGTCGAATCCGAGCTCTTCGGGGTCGAGAAGGGCGCCTACACCGGCGCGCAGGTATCGCGCCCGGGGCGCTTCGAGCGGGCCGACGGTGGCACGCTCTTCCTCGACGAGGTCGGCGACCTGCCGCTCACCGCGCAGAGCAAGCTGCTGCGCGTGTTGCAGGAAGGCGAAGTCGAGCGCCTCGGTGATGACAGGCTGCGCAAGATCAACGTCCGCCTCGTCGCCGCGACCAACGCCGGCCTCGCGCAGCTGGTCAAGGAAGGGCGCTTCCGCGCCGACCTCTACTACCGCCTCAATGCCTTCCAGATCAACATTCCGGCGCTGCGCGAACGGCGTGACGATATCTCGCCGCTGGCGAAGCATTTCCTCGAAAAATACTCGGCGATCAACGGCAAGAAGCTGCTCGGCTTCACCGACAAGGCGAAGAAGGCGCTGGTCGGTTACGCCTGGCCGGGCAACATCCGCGAGCTGCAGAACACCGTCGAACGTGGCGTGATTCTCGCCCCACAGGGGGGGCGCATCGAGATCGAGCATCTCTTCCTGTCGCGCAGCGACGACGAGGTGCAGGAACTGGGCCTCGACTCCGACGGCAAGCTGGACATCGCCGGTCCCCACGCCGGTCGCGCCCTGTGCGAGGCCGTGTGCGACGGTGCGATGACCCTCGACGAGGTCGAGGCGATGCTGCTCGAAGCCGCGATGGACAAGGCTCGCGGCAACCTCTCGTGGGCGGCACGCATGCTCGGCATCACGCGCCCGCAGCTCGCCTACCGCCTGAAACGCCTGCACGAGGAGTCCGTCGCGCGCGACGGCGCGGCCGGCGAAATGCCGCGCGAAACGCGCGACCCGGGGCCGACATGA